The genomic stretch CGAGCGAAAAAATTACGTCCTCCGGAGTCACCGGCTTGCCATCATGCCACTTCGCCAGTGCCCGCAGGCGATAGGTGACAGAAGAAAAATCCTCCGGATGGCTAAATACCTCCGCCAGCGCACCATATTCGGTCGAAACTTCGTCCAGCGACGGCGTCGTCAGCGATTCATAAATCAGCTGGACGGGGGCCGCTATCGCACCCTTGACCCCGGCAACCGTCAGATTCAAATTGTCGAAGGTCCCGATCAGAATCTGGCGGACGGTGCCGCCCTTGGGCGCATCCGGATTGACGTAATCGAAGCGTTTGAAGTCAGCCGGATATTTGATGTCGCCGAACAGCGACAAGGCATGTCGCCAGACCAGCCCGTCCGGTGCGGCTTGCGCGTGGGCCGGCGAAATCGCGGGAATGCCTGCGGGTAGCCCCAGCGCCGGAGCCATTGCGGCGACAGCGCCGCCTTGCAGAAGATGTCGTCGGGTAATCGCCAATTGCAGAATTCCTGTTGCTGACGCCAGCTAGTGAGGACCCAATATAAGGCAAGGGTTCGACAAATTACGTTGCTTTTTCCTCATCTTGCCAGACCGTAATCGGCGCCGGTGCGGCGAAACGTCCCGATAACAACAATGCGATCCCGATATGGAAACGGCCAGGCAATGCCTGGCCGCTATACCGACGCCCATGCGGGACGGTCGAAATCTTATTTCGCCGCCGTCGGCAGCGGAACCGGGCTGTCGGCCAGCGTACGCAGATAGGCGATCACGTCAGCGCGTTCACTGTCCTTCTGGATACCGGCAAAACCCATCGCCGTGCCGGGAATGTAACCCTTCGGATTGGAGATGAACTGGCTGAGCTCGTCATAACCCCAGGTGCCGCCCTTGGCCTTCATGGGCGCCGAGAAATTGAACCCGCGTCCCTCGCCCTTGTGGTCGCCGACGATACCGAACAGGTTCGGACCGACGCGGTTGGGGCCGCCCTTCTCGAAGGTATGGCAGGCAGCGCACTTCTTGGCCGCCGCAGCACCCTTTTCGACCGAGGCGGTCTGCAGCAATTTCTCGATCGGCTCGGACGGCGCCGGGGCTTCCTTGGCCCCACCCTCGTGGGCCTCTTCCTTCACGGCAATCTCAAAGCCCGGCTTTTCCGGCATCACGGGCGAAAAAATCGCGCCGGCGGCAAAGCTCGTCACCAGGAGCAGAATGCAGGTGCCGAGAACGGCACCGATCACTTTATTAAGTTCGAAGGAGT from Bradyrhizobium sp. Ash2021 encodes the following:
- a CDS encoding cytochrome c family protein; amino-acid sequence: MDSFELNKVIGAVLGTCILLLVTSFAAGAIFSPVMPEKPGFEIAVKEEAHEGGAKEAPAPSEPIEKLLQTASVEKGAAAAKKCAACHTFEKGGPNRVGPNLFGIVGDHKGEGRGFNFSAPMKAKGGTWGYDELSQFISNPKGYIPGTAMGFAGIQKDSERADVIAYLRTLADSPVPLPTAAK